In Archocentrus centrarchus isolate MPI-CPG fArcCen1 chromosome 21, fArcCen1, whole genome shotgun sequence, the following are encoded in one genomic region:
- the LOC115800208 gene encoding trace amine-associated receptor 1-like, translated as MFLNIVLSCISLITAALNLLVIISVSYFRQLHTPSNILLLSLAVSDFLVGLLLMPLEMIRSTGCWVLGDLMCSVYFYLMTNIVCASIGNIVLISVDRYVAICDPLHYPTRINVGRVKLSVCLCWFYSTFASSLYMKAILIEPGRYNSCYGECILFSSDVAGIVDLVLYFIVPVSLIIVLYMRVFVVAVSQARAMRSHVTAVTLQLSLNQTNRSELKAARTLGVLVVVFLASFCPYYCYTLVEENIINDQSASTVVIVFYFNSCLNPLIYTLFYPWFRNAVKLIITLQIFKHDISEANIL; from the exons ATGTTCCTGAACATTGTGCTTTCCTGCATCTCTCTGATCACTGCTGCTCTCAACCTGCTGGTCATCATCTCAGTCTCTTACTTCAG GCAGCTACACACACCCAgtaacatcctcctcctctctctggctgtctcagACTTTCTTGTGGGTCTTCTGTTGATGCCATTAGAAATGATTAGAAGCACAGGATGCTGGGTGCTTGGTGATCTCAtgtgttctgtttatttttatctaatgACTAATATTGTCTGTGCTTCAATAGGGAACATAGTTCTCATATCAGTTGACCGCTATGTGGCTATTTGTGACCCTCTGCATTACCCCACCAGAATTAATGTGGGGAGAGTCAAactcagtgtttgtctgtgttggttttaTTCAACTTTCGCCAGCAGTCTTTATATGAAGGCTATCCTGATTGAACCAGGCAGGTATAATTCCTGCTATGGAGAGTGTATTCTTTTCAGCAGTGATGTTGCAGGGATTGTCGACCTTGTTTTATACTTTATTGTTCCAGTTTCTCTAATCATAGTTCTGTATATGAGAGtgtttgtggtggctgtgtctcaggctcgtgccatgcgctctcatgttacagctgtcacacttcagctttcactgaatcaaacaaacagatctgagctgaaagcagccaggacTCTTGGGGTTCTTGTAGTTGTGTTTCTGGCAAGTTTCTGTCCATATTACTGCTACACTCTTGTTGAAGAAAACATTATAAATGATCAATCTGCATCTACTGTGGTCATTGTCTTTTACTTTAACTCTTGCCTTAACCCACTGATTTATACCTTGTTCTACCCCTGGTTTAGAAATGCTGTTAAACTTATCATCACTCTGCAAATATTCAAACATGATATCAGTGAGGCAAATATATTATAA